The Candidatus Dormiibacterota bacterium genomic sequence GGGCATTCGATAACACTTCACGACAGCAATGGATGCTGCGTCCGCTACCCGGGAACGCTGCAGAGTCCGCCGCGTTCGTGTGATTGCAAGTTGCCGTACGAGACGCTGCGCCTTCGCCGCCTCACCTGAGGCTGCGCGCTCAAATAGGCGTGAAATGGGTACAGACCCCTCATGACGCCGCGTAAGTCGTTCGTGCTTATTCTTAATGCCCGTTCCGGCGGGAGTTCCGCGGGCGACGACGGTGCCGAGCTCCTGCGCGAGCGGGGCTGCGAGCTTTCGATCGTGCGCTCAGGCAGTCCCGAGGAAACCTTAAAAACTATTCGCGAGGCGGGGGATGTTGCGGGCATCGTCATCGGCGGAGGGGACGGTACGGTTTCGCTTGCGCTCCCTGCGCTGATCGAACGCGGGTTGCCGCTCGGAATACTACCGCTCGGTACCGCGAATGATTTTGCGCGCAGCATCGGTGTTGCCGAGATGAAGGCGGCATGCGATGCGATCGCGCAAGGCGCGCTGCGCTCCATCGATCTGGGGGCCGCGAACGGGAGGCCATTTCTCAACGTAATCGCGCTGGGCCTACCCGCGCAGGCTGCGCGCGAGTTAACCGCCGAGCGTAAGCGCCGGTTCGGCATGTTTGCGGCGCTCGCGGCCGCTCCGAGCATCGCCCGCCGGCGTCACGTCTTTACCTTGAACGCCACGATCGACGGCGACACGTTGCGGGCTCGTTGCGAGGCCGTCTTGCTTGGCGCCGGG encodes the following:
- a CDS encoding diacylglycerol kinase family protein, yielding MTPRKSFVLILNARSGGSSAGDDGAELLRERGCELSIVRSGSPEETLKTIREAGDVAGIVIGGGDGTVSLALPALIERGLPLGILPLGTANDFARSIGVAEMKAACDAIAQGALRSIDLGAANGRPFLNVIALGLPAQAARELTAERKRRFGMFAALAAAPSIARRRHVFTLNATIDGDTLRARCEAVLLGAGRYVGGFPIAYEDLDDGKLHLTVCRALSASEVLSLALSTLFRRLPQDDRILERTAVSVMLETAVPMDVAIDGDICAKTPVDVRILASKLRVFAPATAS